The Alicyclobacillus macrosporangiidus CPP55 genome segment GGCGCATCAGCGAGGAGACGCGGCAGCGGGTCATGCAGGCGGTAGAGGCACTCGGGTACGAGCGCAGCACCATCGCCACCGCCTTGGCTGGCAAGAACACGTACACCATCGGGTTTCTCGTCCCAGATGTGAGCAACCCGTTTTTCTCAGAGATCCTGCGCGGTGCCGAGGACGCGGCGTTTGCCCGCGGTTACAGTGTGTTGGTCTGCAACACCGACCACGACCCCGAACGCGAGCGCGTCTACCTGCGCACCCTGCGGCAGAAGCAGATGGACGGCCTGGTGATTGCCACCGGGTCGACCGCAGCCGAGACCGTGGCCGAACTGGTGGCGGAAGGTGTGCGGGTGGTGCTGTTGTCGCGCGAGATCGAGGGCGTCAGCGTGGGCGCGGTGACCATCGACAACGTTTTGGGCGGAGAATTGGCGGCCAGGCACCTGGTGCAACTCGGGCACCGCCGCGTTGGCGTGATCCCGGAACCGCTCCATCTCGCTTCGAGCCGCGACCGGCTGCACGGATTCGAACGGGCGCTGCGGGCGGCAGGGGCGGAGTGTTCGGTGGCCCCAGCAGGGGGATTCGGGATCTCGGCCGGCGCGCGCATGGCCAAACAGGTGCTCGCCGACCCGTCCATCACGGCGGTCTTCGCGCTCAACGACCAGCTCGCCGTGGGCGCCCTCGAGGCGTTGCGCGAACTGGGCAAACACGTGCCCGGCGACGTCTCGGTGATTGGGTTCGACGACACCATCTTGGCGAGGATCGTGTATCCGTCGCTGACTACGGTCGCACAGCCGATGCAGACACTCGGCCAGCGCACGCTCGAACTGTTGATTGATGCCATCGAGTCGGGCGACCAGCCGACAGAACGGGTGGTCATTCCCCCCACCCTGGTGGTGCGGGCGTCCACCGCACCGCCCGCTGGACGCGTGTGAAAGGCTCGAACAGGGAAAGGAGGCGGACTGGAGATGGGACCGGAGCGGTGGATGCACACCTGGCGGGTGATTCGCTCGGTGATCCTGGAACAGCGCCTGGAGGCGCCGGGGCGCGTGGCGGAGCTCGCCCGCAAGCGGCCTCGGCGGCAAGGGTGGTCGCGTGACCGTCTTGTGATGGTGGCCATGGACCACCCCGGCCGGCGAGTCTTGGCGGCGGGCGGCGATCCGTGGGCGATGGCGAACCGGGCGGAACTGCTTCGGCGCACCGCGCACGTGCTGATGCAGCCCGGGGTGGATGGGCTTTTGGCGACCCCGGACATCATGGAGGAACTGCTCATTTTGAACGATTGGATGGTGGCGCGGGGAGGACCGGACTTTTTGGCTGGCAAGGTGTTGGTCGGCTCCATGAACCGCGCCGGACTGGCGGAGACCGTGTTCGAGCTGGACGACTTCGTCACCGCGTACACGGCGGAGGCGATTGCTGACAGCGGCCTCGACGCCGGCAAACTGTTGCTGCGGCTCGATCCGAATGCACCAGAGTCCGCGCGCACCCTGGGCTACTGCGCCGAGGCCATCAACGACCTGGCGCGACGGGGGCTGCCGGTCTTCCTGGAACCTCTGTCGATCCCCCAGGACACCGATGGCCTGGTGCGCCTGGTGGGCGTGGCGACGGCCATCGGCCACACGTCCGCGGGCAGATGGCTGAAACTTCCGATGGCCGAGAACTTTGCGCGCGTGGCGGAGGCCACCACGTGCCCGATTCTGCTGCTCGGCGGTGGCCGGCCGGGCAGCCCGGAGGCGTTGCTGCGCCGCGTCGAGGCCTGTTTGCGTACAGGGGACAACGTGCGCGGTGTGATGATCGGGCGCGGTGTGCTGTACCCGGAGGACGGGTCCGATCCGGTGGATACCGCACTGGCCCTCGCGGCGTGTGTACACGGAACCGCAATGCAGGAGGGGATTCCATGGCCGGACCAACTGTTTACACGCTCGGCCGGTTGATTGTGGACCTGTACGCCAATCAGATCGGCGTGCCGCTCTCACAGGTGTCATCGTTCAACAAATACCTCGGTGGATCGGCCGCCAACACCGCGGTCGGTCTGGCACGGCTGGGGGCTTCCGTAGGGCTCATCAGCCGCGTGGGGCCGGACGAATTCGGCAAGTTCCTGCGCGATCGGCTGCAGCAGGAAGGGGTGGACACGGGGATGCTCGCGACGGACCCGGTGTATCCGACTGGACTGGCGTTCGCGGCCCTGTTTCCGCCCAACGATTCGCAGGTGCTGTTCTACCGCAAGCCGTGTGCGGACGCGAACCTGTCGCTTGTGGACATTGACTTCGAGCGGCTGCGGGAGGCGCGCATGCTGGTGGTGGCGTGCACGGCGCTGGCGGTGTCCCCGGGGCGCGAGGCCGCGCTCGCAGCGTTGGAGGCCAACCGCAACAGCGGTGGCGTGAACGTGCTGGACCTCGACTGGCGGCCGATGTTCTGGGCGAGCCCGGAGGAGGCGCACCTGTACTACCGGACGGCGATGCGTTTGGCGGACGTGGTGCTCGCCAACGAGCCGGAGCTGGAATTCGCGGGCGGCAGCTCGGACCCGGACGAGGCGGCCCAGTCGATTTTGAAATTGGGTGTCCGTGAGGTGGTCGCCAAACGCGGCGGAGCGGGTGTGCGCTACTACGGGCCGGAGGGTTTCTTCCAAGTACCGGCGGTGCGTGTCGAAGTGATGAACACACTTGGAGCGGGCGACGGCTTCGGCGCGGCGTACACATACGGGTTGCTCGAGGGGTGGCCGGTGGAGCGGCGGCTGCAGTTCGCAGCCGCGGCGGGCGCGATTGTGGTCAGCCGCCACTCCTGCTCGGAAGCGATGCCGACCCGGGCTGAGGTGGAATCCCTGCTGGCGGCACAACGCCGCTGACCGTGAACCAGAGGAGGTGGGATGGACATGGAGACCGTACGCCTGACGACGGCGCAGGCTTTGATTCGCTTTCTGGACCAACAGTACGTGCGCTTCGACGGCCAGGAACACAAATTTGTGCGCGGCGTGATGGGCATCTTTGGCCACGGCAACGTGACCGGCATCGGCCAGGCGCTCGAGGACGAGGATAGCCAGCTGGTGTACATCCAAGGCCACAACGAACAGGGCATGGTGCACGCGGCCACCGCGTACGCCAAGCACAAAAACCGGTTGCAGATTTTCGCGTGCACCTCGTCCATCGGGCCGGGCGCCTTGAACATGGTGACAGCGGCCGCGACCGCCACTGTCAACCGCATCCCCGTGCTGCTTTTACCGGGGGACATCTTCGCCTGCCGGCAGCCAGACCCGGTGCTGCAGCAGATCGAGGATCCGAGCGACTACACGGTATCGGCCAACGACGCGTTCAGGCCGGTGAGCCGCTACTGGGACCGGATCGTGCGGCCCGAGCAATTGATGACCGCGGCGCTGAACGCGATGCGCGTCCTGACCGATCCTGCCGAGACGGGAGCGGTCACGCTGTGCCTGCCGCAGGACGTGCAGACGGAGGCGTACGACTACCCGGTGTCGTTTTTCCACAAGCGGGTATGGGAGATCGAACGCAGGCCGCCTGCCCGAAGTGCGCTGGAGCGGGCGGCCGAATGGGTGATGGCCAAGCGGCGGCCGCTGTTGATCGTCGGCGGTGGGGTGCACTACAGTCAGGCCACCGAGGAGGTGCGGCGGTTCGCGGAGGCGTTCGCGATCCCGGTCGCCGAAACGCAGGCCGGCAAGAGCGCCCTGCCATGGGATCATCCGCTGAACGTCGGGGCCATCGGGGTCACCGGCTCGCGGGCTGCCAATCTGCTGGCCAAGGAGGCCGACTTGGTGATCGCGGTCGGCACGCGGCTGAGCGACTTCACGACCTCGTCCAAGACCGCGTTCGCCAACCCGGATGTGAGCCTGCTCGCCATCAACGTGGCTCGCTTCGACGCGGTGAAGATGGACGCCGTGCCCCTGGTGGCGGACGCCCGCGAGGCGCTGGCTGCTCTCCGCGAGGCGTTGGCCGCCCGCGGTTACACGTCCGGATACAGCCAGGCGGAGATTTCCCGCCTGAAGGCGGAGTGGGACGCCGAGGTCGACCGCTTGTACGCCGCCGAGCGGGCAGACGGGTTGGCGCAGACGCGGGTCATTGGCGAGGTCAACCGGGCCATTGGCGACGATGCGGTCATCGTCGCGGCGGCCGGTGGTCTCCCAGGTGATCTGCATCGTCTGTGGCGCAGCCGCCGGCCGAAGACCTATCACATGGAGTATGGGTTCTCCTGCATGGGCTACGAGGTGGCGGGAGCGTTCGGTGTGAAGCTGGCGGATCCCGAACGAGAGGTGTACGCCCTGGTCGGGGACGGCAGTTATCTCATGCTCCATTCCGAGCTGGTGACCAGCCTGCAGGAGGGTCGCAAGATCAACATTGTGTTGTTCGACAATGCCGGCTATCAATGCATCCATCATTTACAGCGCGGGCACGGGTCGCGCGGCTTTGGCAACGAGTTTCGCTACCGGTCGCCGGAGACTGGACGCCTCACGGGGGACTACTTGCCGGTGGACTTCGCCGGTATGGCGGAGGCCGTCGGGGCGAAGGCGTACCGGGTGCGGACGATCGAGGAATTGCGTGAGGCCTTGGCGTCGGCGAAGAAGGAACCGAGATCGACGCTCATTGATGTGAAGGTCTTACCTGGGACGGGTACGGCGGAGTACGAGTCGTGGTGGCGCGTCGGGGTCGCGGAAGTGTCCACCCGGCCGGAGGTCCAACAGGCGTACGAAGCGATGCGCAGGCGCGTGCAGACCGCACGCCCGTACTAGGCGGGCGGTGGGCGCACAGGCGAAGGAGGGATTGTGATGTTGTTGGTGCGCGCGAATCCCCAGGCGGCGGGGTTGGAGCCGGTGGTCCAGGTCACACCTGAGCAGGCGGGTTGGACGTATATCGGATTTGAAGTCTATCGGCTGCGGCCAGGAGACACGCTGGACGTGGACGGCTCGGGCCGTGAGGTGTGCGCCATCGTCCTCGAGGGCGTGTGCGACGTGCGGGCCGGAGACGAGCGGTTCACGGAGATCGGCGGCCGGGACTCGGTATTCGATCCGGTGCCGCCCGAGGCGGTGTACTGCCCGCCGGGGCACAGCCTGCGCGTCGAAGCACGGACCCGGGCGGAGGTGGCGGTGGCGTCGGCGCCGGCGGATCGCGGCGCCAGTGGGCCGCGCTGCATCCGGCGCGCGGACATCCCGTATGAACACCGGGGGGCCGGGCAGACGGAGCGGTTCATCCACCACATCCTGGATGAGCACCACCCGGCGGAAAAGCTGCTGCTGGTGGAGGTGGTGACGCCGGCGGGCAACTGGTCGAGCTTTCCGCCGCACAAGCACGACGAGGACGTGCCCGGGCGGGAGACGTACCTGGAGGAGACGTACTACTACCGCTTCGATCCGCCGCACGGGCAGGCCCTTCAACGGGTGTACGACAAACAGGGGCTGGACGAGGTGCTGGCGCCGGGCGACCGAGACTTGGTGCTGGTGCCGCGGGGGTACCATCCGGTCGCGGCCATCCCAGGGTTTCGGGCGTACTACCTGAACGTGATGGCTGGCCACCAACGGGCGTGGAAGTACCAGCTGGACCCGGATTACGCGCACGTGGCGCCGAAGGACGGGAACATCATGGGGCGCGTCGAGAGAGCGCCGGACCGCGCATAAACGGGAAAGAGGAATCGGGCGGCACAGCGCGAATGTTCAAACGGGAGGGATGGCCACGATGAGCAACACCACGGGTGTGCACACGTTGAAAAACTACATTGGCGGGCGTTGGGTGGCGGCCGAGACGGACCGGTTCGAGATGGTGCCGAACCCGGCGACCGGCGAGACCTTGGCGCAGGTGCCGCTTTCGACGCGTGCGGATCTGGACCGCGCAGTGGCGGCGGCCAAGGAGGCGTTCAAGACCTGGAGCAAGACCCCGGTGCCCAAGCGGGCGCGCATCCTGTTTCGCTACCAGCAGTTGTTGGTGGAGCACTGGGATGAGCTCGCTCGTTTGATCACCCTGGAGAACGGCAAGAGCTTTGAGGAAGCGTACGGCGAGGTGCAGCGCGGGATCGAATGCGTGGAATTCGCAGCCGGAGCGCCGACCCTGCTGATGGGCACGCAGCTGCCGGACATCGCGACGAACATGGAATCCGGGATGTGGCGGTATCCGGTGGGCATCGTCGGGGGCATCACGCCGTTCAACTTCCCAATGATGGTGCCCTGCTGGATGTTCCCGCTGGCCATCGTCTGTGGCAACACGTTCGTGCTCAAACCGTCGGAGCGGACGCCGCTGTCGGCCAACCGGCTGGCGGAGCTGTTCACGGAGGCGGGGCTGCCGGAAGGCGTGCTCAACATCGTTCACGGGGCACACGACGCGGTCAACGGGATCCTGGAGCACCCTGACATCCGGGCGGTGTCGTTCGTGGGGTCGCAGCCGGTGGCGGAGTATGTGTACAAGACGGCGGCGGCCAACGGCAAGCGTGTGCAGGCATTGGCAGGAGCGAAGAACCACACCATCGTCATGCCGGATGCCGACCTCGACGAGGCCGTCAAGGGGATCATCGGGGCGGCGTTCGGATCGGCGGGCGAGCGCTGCATGGCCTGCTCTGTCGTGGTCGCCGTCGGGGACATCGCCGACGAGTTGGTGCAGCGGCTGGTGAAGGCGGCCGGTGAGATCAAGATCGGCAATGGCCTGGAAGAAGGCGTTTTCCTGGGGCCGGTCATCCGGGCCGCGCACAAGGAGCGGACGGTGCAGTACATCGAGACGGGCATCAACGAGGGGGCCATCCTGGTCCGCGACGGGCGCAAGGACGTCGAGGGCATGCGGGAAGGCTACTTCCTCGGTCCGACCATCTTCGATCACGTTCGGCCGGGCATGAAGATCTGGAAGGACGAGATCTTCGCGCCGGTGCTGTCCATTGTCCGGGTGAAGACCTTGGACGAGGCGATCGCGGTGGCGAACCAGTCGGAATTCGCCAACGGCGCCTGTATCTACACCGACAGCGCCAAGGCCATCCGCCAGTTCCGCGAGGAGATCGACGCCGGCATGCTTGGCATCAACGTCGGCGTCCCCGCGCCGATGGCGTTCTTCCCCTTCTCCGGGTGGAAGAAGTCGTTCTACGGCGACCTGCACGCCAACGGGCGCGACGGCGTGGAATTCTACACCCGGCGCAAGATGGTGACGGCGCGGTATTCGTGAGCAGGCGCGGGGCCCCGGACAGGCGGGCTGGTGCGAAGGACCATAGGGCCGTGTTGGGTGCTTCGGGTACTGGATCGTGCCACTTTGTGCTATAATGAGCATAGGAATGTAAAGCGGAAGAGGGCATCACCCTCTTCCGCGCCGGTGTTGAGATGGACCCCGATTTGGTTGGCGACCGCCGGGGTCCTTTCTCATGGCCCACACCAGGGCAGCGACAGCACGAATGAGCGCTGCCAGCCCCAGCATGGCGAGAAAGACACTCAACCCGTTCACCCCCTTTCCAAAGGGAGTGACGCGGAGAAGGTTTCCCCTCTCCCACTTGTCATTTTATCACCTGAACATTCTGAGAGGAAGAATTCGTCTCGATTCAGTTACGTTCGCTGATTGTAAACTTTCCAGCGCCGGGTGCTCGCTTCCGTGTTATACTTATGGCTTATAAAAGCACAGCACAGGGGAGCGGAGCGGAGTGCGGACAGAGACACAACAGCAGGAGTGGACGGAGTTGGAGCAACAACACCCGCAGGATGACGAGGTGCAGCGCGATCGAGCGTGCGCCGCGAGTGTGCCGCTTCGGGGCACGATGCGGATCGGGCCCGAGGGACACCTGTGGATCGGCGGGTGCGACACGGTGGAATTGGTGCGGCGATTCGGGACGCCGCTGTTTGTGTATGACGAGGCCTTGATGCGGCAGCGCATCCGCGAGTTTCACGCGGCGTTCCGGGAGACCGGTGTGACCTACGAGATCGCCTACGCCGCGAAGGCGTTCTGCACGCTGGCGATGTGCGAACTGGCGGCGGAGGAAGGACTGGCGGTGGATGCAGTCTCTGGCGGGGAACTGTTGACGGCGCTGCGCGCGGGCGTGGAGCGGCAGCGGATCCACCTGCACGGCAACAACAAGACGCAGGCGGAGTTGGAGCTGGCGGTGCGCAGCGGGATCGGATACATCATCGTAGACAACTTTGTCGAGTTGGAGATGCTGGACGCGGTGGCTGCGGCGGCCGATGCGACGGTGGATGTGCTGCTGCGCGTGGCCCCGGGGGTCGAGGCGCACACGCACGAGTACATCTCGACCGGCCAGCAGGACAGCAAGTTCGGATTCGACTGGGAGAACGGACAGGCAAGGGAGGCCGTGCGGCGGGTGGCGGCCTGCCGGCATCTGCGTTGTATCGGGTTGCATTCGCACATCGGATCGCAGATCTTTGACGCCGGCGGATTCATCAAGGCGATCGAACGGGTCGCAGAACTGTACGCCGAAGGGGTGGCGCTGGGTCTGCCGCTGCGCGTGCTGAACGTAGGCGGCGGGTTTGGCATCCGCTACACGGCCGAGGACGATCCGGAGCCCATTCGTCGGCAGATCCACACCATCGTGGACGCGGTGAGATCGGCGTTCGCGGTGCACGGTCTGCCGTTGCCGGAGGTGGCGGTGGAGCCGGGCCGCAGCATCGTCGGCGAGGCGGGGACAACGCTGTACACGGTCGGGACACACAAGCTGATCCCGGGGGTGCGCAACTATGTCTCCGTCGACGGAGGGATGACGGACAACCCGCGGCTCGCATTGTACGGGGCCAAGTACGAGGCGCTGCTGGCCAACCGGGCGGGGGAGGCGCCGACCGGGGTCTGGGCGGTCGCCGGCAAGTGCTGCGAGAGCGGGGACATGTTGATCTGGGAGGCGCCGCTGCCGGATCCGCGCCCGGGGGACATCCTCGCGGTGTTCTGCACGGGGGCGTACAACTACTCCATGGCCAGCCACTACAACCGCAACCCGGTCCCGGCGGTGGTGTTCGTCCGGGATGGGGAGGCGATCGTCGTGGTCGAGCGCGAGACGTGGGAGGACCTGCTGCGCCAGGATCGGCCGCTGCGCCGGGGCTGACGGGGCAGCAGCCAGACAGACGAAGGCACCCGCTTCCTCCGCCACAAGCCGAGGCGGGGCAGGAGCCAAACGCCCGCAGGCATCCGGCCCCACCCTTGCCGATGCGGGCGGGTGCCCGCGGGATCGACCACACCTCACGACGGCGACTTCGTTCGGGCGCCGTCTAGCAAAATCCTCCGCGCAGCGACCGGAACACCAGTTCCGGACCCTCCCACGATTCCTCGCAGTCCAGCACGAGGTCTTCCATTAAATATGCGACATTCGACTGGTACACGAACGGGATGCCTTCCACGTCGATCCGCGTGTCGTGCGCTGAAGCGGACTCATCCAGAGCCGCGAAATACCGGGGTCCGCCTCACCCAGGAGCGATGTGGATGCGGATCAGCGATCCCGGTTCCTGCGACAGCACGGATTGCAGAAACCGCTTGGCCGCCGCGGTCACTTGCAGCATGGCCGGTCCTCCTCTCCGAGGAGCAAATGTACCCCTGCCCGCATTGTACGCCAATTGCGCCGCGGGTCCAACCCTTCAACGAGGACCGGTTCACCCTTCCTTTTCAGGCGCCGGTCCGAGATAGAGGTGATATAATGGGGGGCGAACGCAAACAAGGAGGCATCCGACATGAGCGCGATTCGCGACAGTCTCGTCCGCTTGATCACCGAGACCTCCACCAACCTGCCCCCGGATGTCCGCCGGGCCATCAAGCGGGCCCAGCTTCAGGAGGAAGTGGGCACCCGCGCGGCGCTGGCGCTCAATACCATCATCGACAACATTATCTCTGCGGAAGAGGACGTGCAACCCATCTGCCAGGACACGGGCATGCCGACGTTCATCGTGCATACGCCGGTCGGCTACAATCAAATTCAACTCGAGAAGGAGATCCGCGCGGCCGTGGCAGAGGCCACGCGGCTCGGGAAACTGCGCCCGAACTCGGTCGACCCGCTGACCGGCAAGAACTCCGGCGATAACCTGGGCCCCGGCACTCCGGTGGTGCACTTCCACCAGTGGGAGCGGGACGACGTCGAGATCAAGCTGATCCTCAAAGGCGGCGGCTGTGAGAACAAGAACATTCAGTACGCCCTGCCCACCGACCTGCCGGGTCTCGGCCGCGCGGGTCGCGATCTCGACGGCATTCGCAAGTGCATCCTGCACGCGGTCTACCAGGCGCAGGGCCAAGGCTGCAGCGCCGGGTTTATCGGGGTCGGCATCGGCGGGGATCGCACGAGCGGCTACGAGCTGGCCAAGGAGCAGCTGTTCCGCCCCCTCGAGGACACCAACTCGAACCCGGTGTTGGCGGAGCTGGAGGAGTACATCCTGAAGACCGCCAACCAGCTGGAAATCGGGACGATGGGCTTCGGTGGCAAGGTCACCTTGCTCGGCTGCAAGATCGGCGTGATGAACCGCATTCCGGCCAGCTTCTACGTATCGGTGGCGTACAATTGCTGGGCCTTCAGGCGCCTCGGCATCGTCGTCGATGCCGAGACCGGGGAGATCAAAGAGTGGCTGTATCGCGACCAGCCCGAGGCGATGGAGCGCCCGCAGGGCGGATTTGATGTCAAGAATGCCATTGTCCTGCGCGCCCCCATCTCGGAGGAACAGATTCGCTCACTCAAGGTGGGCGATGTGGTGCTCGTCGAAGGCGAGATTCACACGGGCCGCGACGAGATCCACAAGTACCTCATGAAGCACGACGCGCCGGTGGACCTGCGGGGCGGCATCATCTACCACTGCGGTCCGGTGATGCTCAAGGACGAGCAGGGCAACTGGCAGGTCAAAGCGGCAGGCCCGACCACCAGCTCGCGCGAAGAGCCGTACCAGGCGGACATCATCGAGAAGTTCGGTATCCGCGCGGTCATCGGCAAGGGCGGCATGGGCGCGAAGACCTTGGCCGGCCTGCAGAAGTCGGGCGCGGTGTACCTGAACGCCATTGGCGGCGCGGCCCAGTACTACGCCCGGTGCATCAAGAAGGTCAACG includes the following:
- the lysA gene encoding diaminopimelate decarboxylase; this translates as MPLRGTMRIGPEGHLWIGGCDTVELVRRFGTPLFVYDEALMRQRIREFHAAFRETGVTYEIAYAAKAFCTLAMCELAAEEGLAVDAVSGGELLTALRAGVERQRIHLHGNNKTQAELELAVRSGIGYIIVDNFVELEMLDAVAAAADATVDVLLRVAPGVEAHTHEYISTGQQDSKFGFDWENGQAREAVRRVAACRHLRCIGLHSHIGSQIFDAGGFIKAIERVAELYAEGVALGLPLRVLNVGGGFGIRYTAEDDPEPIRRQIHTIVDAVRSAFAVHGLPLPEVAVEPGRSIVGEAGTTLYTVGTHKLIPGVRNYVSVDGGMTDNPRLALYGAKYEALLANRAGEAPTGVWAVAGKCCESGDMLIWEAPLPDPRPGDILAVFCTGAYNYSMASHYNRNPVPAVVFVRDGEAIVVVERETWEDLLRQDRPLRRG
- the iolC gene encoding 5-dehydro-2-deoxygluconokinase, with the protein product MAGPTVYTLGRLIVDLYANQIGVPLSQVSSFNKYLGGSAANTAVGLARLGASVGLISRVGPDEFGKFLRDRLQQEGVDTGMLATDPVYPTGLAFAALFPPNDSQVLFYRKPCADANLSLVDIDFERLREARMLVVACTALAVSPGREAALAALEANRNSGGVNVLDLDWRPMFWASPEEAHLYYRTAMRLADVVLANEPELEFAGGSSDPDEAAQSILKLGVREVVAKRGGAGVRYYGPEGFFQVPAVRVEVMNTLGAGDGFGAAYTYGLLEGWPVERRLQFAAAAGAIVVSRHSCSEAMPTRAEVESLLAAQRR
- the iolD gene encoding 3D-(3,5/4)-trihydroxycyclohexane-1,2-dione acylhydrolase (decyclizing) encodes the protein METVRLTTAQALIRFLDQQYVRFDGQEHKFVRGVMGIFGHGNVTGIGQALEDEDSQLVYIQGHNEQGMVHAATAYAKHKNRLQIFACTSSIGPGALNMVTAAATATVNRIPVLLLPGDIFACRQPDPVLQQIEDPSDYTVSANDAFRPVSRYWDRIVRPEQLMTAALNAMRVLTDPAETGAVTLCLPQDVQTEAYDYPVSFFHKRVWEIERRPPARSALERAAEWVMAKRRPLLIVGGGVHYSQATEEVRRFAEAFAIPVAETQAGKSALPWDHPLNVGAIGVTGSRAANLLAKEADLVIAVGTRLSDFTTSSKTAFANPDVSLLAINVARFDAVKMDAVPLVADAREALAALREALAARGYTSGYSQAEISRLKAEWDAEVDRLYAAERADGLAQTRVIGEVNRAIGDDAVIVAAAGGLPGDLHRLWRSRRPKTYHMEYGFSCMGYEVAGAFGVKLADPEREVYALVGDGSYLMLHSELVTSLQEGRKINIVLFDNAGYQCIHHLQRGHGSRGFGNEFRYRSPETGRLTGDYLPVDFAGMAEAVGAKAYRVRTIEELREALASAKKEPRSTLIDVKVLPGTGTAEYESWWRVGVAEVSTRPEVQQAYEAMRRRVQTARPY
- a CDS encoding CoA-acylating methylmalonate-semialdehyde dehydrogenase; this translates as MSNTTGVHTLKNYIGGRWVAAETDRFEMVPNPATGETLAQVPLSTRADLDRAVAAAKEAFKTWSKTPVPKRARILFRYQQLLVEHWDELARLITLENGKSFEEAYGEVQRGIECVEFAAGAPTLLMGTQLPDIATNMESGMWRYPVGIVGGITPFNFPMMVPCWMFPLAIVCGNTFVLKPSERTPLSANRLAELFTEAGLPEGVLNIVHGAHDAVNGILEHPDIRAVSFVGSQPVAEYVYKTAAANGKRVQALAGAKNHTIVMPDADLDEAVKGIIGAAFGSAGERCMACSVVVAVGDIADELVQRLVKAAGEIKIGNGLEEGVFLGPVIRAAHKERTVQYIETGINEGAILVRDGRKDVEGMREGYFLGPTIFDHVRPGMKIWKDEIFAPVLSIVRVKTLDEAIAVANQSEFANGACIYTDSAKAIRQFREEIDAGMLGINVGVPAPMAFFPFSGWKKSFYGDLHANGRDGVEFYTRRKMVTARYS
- a CDS encoding Cgl0159 family (beta/alpha)8-fold protein, whose protein sequence is MGPERWMHTWRVIRSVILEQRLEAPGRVAELARKRPRRQGWSRDRLVMVAMDHPGRRVLAAGGDPWAMANRAELLRRTAHVLMQPGVDGLLATPDIMEELLILNDWMVARGGPDFLAGKVLVGSMNRAGLAETVFELDDFVTAYTAEAIADSGLDAGKLLLRLDPNAPESARTLGYCAEAINDLARRGLPVFLEPLSIPQDTDGLVRLVGVATAIGHTSAGRWLKLPMAENFARVAEATTCPILLLGGGRPGSPEALLRRVEACLRTGDNVRGVMIGRGVLYPEDGSDPVDTALALAACVHGTAMQEGIPWPDQLFTRSAG
- a CDS encoding fumarate hydratase, with amino-acid sequence MSAIRDSLVRLITETSTNLPPDVRRAIKRAQLQEEVGTRAALALNTIIDNIISAEEDVQPICQDTGMPTFIVHTPVGYNQIQLEKEIRAAVAEATRLGKLRPNSVDPLTGKNSGDNLGPGTPVVHFHQWERDDVEIKLILKGGGCENKNIQYALPTDLPGLGRAGRDLDGIRKCILHAVYQAQGQGCSAGFIGVGIGGDRTSGYELAKEQLFRPLEDTNSNPVLAELEEYILKTANQLEIGTMGFGGKVTLLGCKIGVMNRIPASFYVSVAYNCWAFRRLGIVVDAETGEIKEWLYRDQPEAMERPQGGFDVKNAIVLRAPISEEQIRSLKVGDVVLVEGEIHTGRDEIHKYLMKHDAPVDLRGGIIYHCGPVMLKDEQGNWQVKAAGPTTSSREEPYQADIIEKFGIRAVIGKGGMGAKTLAGLQKSGAVYLNAIGGAAQYYARCIKKVNGVDLLEQFGIPEAMWHLEVEAFPAIVTMDAHGNSLHKEVADHSLVKLEDLKDPVFA
- the iolB gene encoding 5-deoxy-glucuronate isomerase; the protein is MLLVRANPQAAGLEPVVQVTPEQAGWTYIGFEVYRLRPGDTLDVDGSGREVCAIVLEGVCDVRAGDERFTEIGGRDSVFDPVPPEAVYCPPGHSLRVEARTRAEVAVASAPADRGASGPRCIRRADIPYEHRGAGQTERFIHHILDEHHPAEKLLLVEVVTPAGNWSSFPPHKHDEDVPGRETYLEETYYYRFDPPHGQALQRVYDKQGLDEVLAPGDRDLVLVPRGYHPVAAIPGFRAYYLNVMAGHQRAWKYQLDPDYAHVAPKDGNIMGRVERAPDRA
- a CDS encoding LacI family DNA-binding transcriptional regulator, which codes for MKPTIYDIARLSQVSIATVSKVLNGTGRISEETRQRVMQAVEALGYERSTIATALAGKNTYTIGFLVPDVSNPFFSEILRGAEDAAFARGYSVLVCNTDHDPERERVYLRTLRQKQMDGLVIATGSTAAETVAELVAEGVRVVLLSREIEGVSVGAVTIDNVLGGELAARHLVQLGHRRVGVIPEPLHLASSRDRLHGFERALRAAGAECSVAPAGGFGISAGARMAKQVLADPSITAVFALNDQLAVGALEALRELGKHVPGDVSVIGFDDTILARIVYPSLTTVAQPMQTLGQRTLELLIDAIESGDQPTERVVIPPTLVVRASTAPPAGRV